In the genome of Pagrus major chromosome 17, Pma_NU_1.0, the window TCATACTGtattaatcaaaataaatcttttaaagCAGATCGAGTCCTTGTACAAATGACAGAATCTTAATTGGAGCATGCGGTGTGtaacatatataaatacataagtGACAGTTTAAAAAGTGACCACAGAGATTTACAAGTGCTCTCTTATGTAACACCAGTATTCACCACTTGTGATGTTTGGTACTTACTTTTAAGAGGCTATTGCTCGACGACAAAATAGACAGTGCTCAAGGgcgtaaaataaatgtttcagtcGCTTCACTTATGTGGCAGTTACATAGATGGAAACTACATCAAGGGAATAgtttgggaaatatgtttatttgctATTTTAGTGAGAactagatgagaagattgatgccaGAGCCAGGAAACTttaagcttagcttagcttagcacaaataTTTGAAACAGTTAAGTGTTGAAAGATCAACAATACAGCACTTCTTAAGCTACTAACACACATCGTATTTTGGTTGTTGAATGGTGCAATGTGTCCcaattttgtttaaaacatcaaaaatgaaagtaaatCTCTTGTACCTCAAGAGAGGATAGTTAACAGCACCAACACTCCCTGTGTAGTCCGAGCTGCCAGTCCGAAGAGAGTCAGCTAATACAACTAGCTAAGAGTATGAGTATGAATGAGTTAGAGTATGAATGCAACAGGTGGCCAACTCTtagatattgcacctttaatccgaacacaaacagaaatgtaaaagcGACATATTGTGGATTTATAGGGAGTTAACTGCTACGACTATTTACTGTCAACCAGTGCAGACATCAGGAAGTCATAAGAAATAACAATTACAGCTTTAACTGTGAGTTTGGAGGTGGATTGTTCAACTTTGGACGAGCCAGGACAGCAGTTTTCAGTCAGCTAAGCTAATCTCCGCTGGGCTCCAGCTCAAAactgaacagacagacatgggATTGGTATTGATCGTCTCATTTCACTCTTGTTAAGAAGCACACAAGCATAGTTGTAGGCATGGTTTGTCCCAAAGTGTCAAAGTATTCCTGGAAGGTATGTTGCGTAATTTCCCTTCTACAGCATTTACAGTAAGTCAACTTGAACCATTAGGAAGCCCTTAGAATAGtctaaacacacttgaaaaGCAATGTTGTCATATTTAGTTTGTTACAACATCACAATGACTTTTGAATTCAAATGATGCAGTATTATTGAATATCTTCATGGATGACAACATCCCACGCTGTACAAACCCCCTGAAATGCATACTTAGAAAATGATTCCAGTACCCTCCAAAAGTGTAAGTGATTTAACATGAAGTCattgtttaaatcattttgtctgCAAAATGAGCCATGCCAAGTATTACAAAGCCTGAGCAATCCTAGTATGTTCACTTTCATTTCAGTTTAAGTTTCTGTTCaatgttcaattttcaattttatgttgtgatgaAGCAGTGCTAATGTACACGTCTTGACCGAAACAGGACTAATTGGTAATTTCCTTCACCGCTCTCTTAAAAGCTGTTCCACTTTTAATTAAGATAAATGAGGAAGTTTTTGCAATAAATGAAGCTATTTTATCACAGGTACCGATCCTGGTCATGAAATTACTCGAAGATTTTCATGTGTCGTCCCCAAAGCCAACCACTCATTCACTGCCAGTCTCAAACTCTTGATgacattattcattatttacttTTGGGAATGTGCTAAATGTCTGTTGAAATTGTTCCTAAACCCTCCAAAGGTGTCTCATTTGGGGACCATTACACCCATGTCAACACACAGTTTACAAAACGCCCATCAGAAACTGTTCCAACTAACCAGACGCAGGTTGGTTTGATAAACACTCTCCTAATCATCTCAACACCAGCATGGATTAGGTTTCTCCTCTGGCTCGACAAAAGCACGGGGGCTACAGTATGACTAATCCACTGAACTTGTAAATAGTTGTAAATGGTGTCaggacagagaaaacaatgagaGCGAAGGGGACTTCCTGTGTTTATAGAGGACGGGGCAGACCCCGAATGAGTCAGTGCACCAGATTACtccatctatctatccatccatccatccatgcacCCTCCTATCTTCACCATCTTTGATTTTGATTCCTTTATCAACTTATTTCTCACTGTAAAAACCATGCCGTCCCATACTGAGTTTATGCATCTCTGTCCACTTGCTGTCCCTTCATCATTTCTAGCAGAAAATTAAACACAGTGAGCAGGTACAGCTTGGTATTGCAGCCCAGAATGTGCGGGTCAGACGTGGCCCCTGGTCCAAGCAGAGCCCTGGCTTGATTAatgagcagacagagaggatgagcaTAGGGGGCCGAACATGAAGCGGacaggagggagacagagggagagagagatctctttctctctctcgctttatctctctttctctctctccctgtgtctgtGCCTACTGCCTACTTCAGCAGTTTCACAATCCCCCGACTGGCCGGCCAACCAGCCGAGCAGGCCGTGCTGCTCCGTTCCACTCACACATGAACAGCAGCAGTACAACAACAGGAAAGGGCCTCCTCTGCTTTCTTTTGCAGGTCCTGTCTCCAACCTCCCTGGGGGTGGATcttgttattatcattaataacTGTAGGCCGAGCAGAGATAAACCTTCAGCATTCCAAAACTCTTGGTTTTGTTTATGAGATGGTGTTGCAAGAACAGATAAATTGGGGGTTTATTTAAAGGGTTTCTATTTTGGACAATGGCCTGCTCATCACAGGGAGAGGGCTGCTGTCTGTGAGTAAagactgccatctagtggtcaaTACAGAGCTTGATGCACAGAGTAGACAATAGTGGTGTGTTCACTTTCCCTCAACTAgtgttgctacttttacttaaatagaTTGTTTGACACATGGTGGCTTTCATTACTTACAGGCTGATGTACAGATTAGTTGAAGCTGAATCCTGTAAATCACACATCATATATATGTTACCACACTGACTTCTTCGTAATTGGTACTATCTGACATGTAGATCGGCTGTATTAATTGCTTTAAATCAGGAGTGCCCAAACTTTCTCCCGCAGAGGGTCACTTATTGTAAGGCATTGTTAAATTGCGAAATGGTACCAGGATCCCACCTGACTTCAAAGTTTCACTGTGCCCGCCATTCTCAGATTTCTCCTACATTTGTAAAGAGCATTTTCTCTTACAAAGgtaaaacaaaatcattattatttacaggtgcaatatgtaagaattttcaATTCATAATTAGAACAAACAAGGGGCAACATTTCACCAGAGTTAGCGCTAAATGCTGCTGAcagtagctaccattagctagttaacTCAGGTAGCAGTGGAGCTAGTGGTCCGGAGTgtgagcttggagcaccagggAATTGCTCACTCCATTAGCACGGGAGCTTTGCACCAGGTCAGAGCTAGttggttagcacgctaacttcagtagatacctcTTCAACAGGATGCTTCACATTTTAGTTCATTGTCAGTTAATCTGTCCGGATTAATTGACTAGTTGtgtggtctataaaatgtcagaaaaaagtcagaaaaggTTGGTAAATGTTGTTAAGTCTTTCCAAAAGATTGTTCAACTTATTTAGttatagaggagtaaagaaaccagaaaatattaaagtttaagaagctgaaaacagatcattttgactttgtttcttaaattactcaaaccgactaaacaataataaaaattgaTGACATCTAATCAATGAATCGTGCAGCTCTACCTGAGGATTaagaataacatttttaatgactgCTTCACTGTAACTGTTGTGCATAGACAATAAAGTACTTTGTGTAACCTGATTAGCAGCATGTAAAGTTAAACATTTCCTCACTTAATACAGTACTACCTCCTGAAATTGATGGGGAGACAATagcttcatcctctcctccacttgACTAATCTTTATCACTTCATTTCCTTGTCTTCCAGGAGTCCGGAGGAAGAACAAGCAAAGGGAACGGAGGAACCGCAACAACAGGAAAGATAAGGAGAACCAAGAGGTCCGacgggagaggaagagagagagggagcgagagagggagagagacctGGTTGAACGTGAAGACTCTGATAACAGGAACAAAACGGAGCACAGGCATCGCAGAGGCCACGACACAGACCCGGTGTCACCTGGAGACGGCCTTGTACAGTAGTGCTCTGGACAGACAAAGTCTAGCGCCAAcccaccctcctccacctgttGCCCTCCCATTCATACTTCTCAAAAACTTCCCCCACCCTCACCCACTGTTCACCCCCCTCGACCCCTATCTGCGGGGGTGTTGCTGCTACCTGTATGATTTGAATATAATGTTTATGCACAAACAAGATGGGGCACATTCAGCCACAAGGCCTGGGCCACTACAGActttaaaaagtctttttttatcTACCCTGTAGCCTCTACTCCTTCACTTCCACCACTGAGAGTGAGTCTCTATTGAAAAAGTGCAGGAGACACTGCTGAGACTGCTGCTGGGACTGAATAACAGAGAGAGCAAACGTCTGTGACTGTGTGGAGgactggcagacagacagacagagacgtTCTACTATGACTGTGCTTGTTGATATGGTTATTTAATGGGGCCCCGGTACAACATTGCGCGTCTTGGTTTTTGAATGTAGATTTttgcaacattatgtagaacaattgtttattattgttgttcCTGTTCTTTAGatctctttattttatttggtgcagaatttgtaaagaaaaaaaatgaaaagtgagtTTGCTATTGCCATCTTGTGACGTTTCATAATCACTGCAAATGACAGATGTAGGAGAGCCTGCATGCTGCAGATCCAAGGGTCAAAAACTGAAAACCATTAAcatgtgttctgtgtgtctCGGACTGAAGCTAGTTTTATCCAAATATGTGATAAATCTAATctactattgtttttttttctttttgtgtaaaTGGAATCTGTGCTCTCAGTAAAGCTCCCTGACTAGGAACCAAAAGCACCTGTATGTCAAATAAAACTATAATGGGTTTGTATCTGCGTCTGTTATCTGTTTATCATGTTACTCCCATCTTGTGCAATCCACATGCTATAAACCATCTCGGAGTTGACAGAAAGTAGGAACAGTGTGCAGCTATCAAATGTTGAGTCAAAGGTTGCCGTGAGCCCATTTGGGTGTAGTGGTAGGGCATCACATTATGTAATATCTGAACATTTGTAAGGCATCTCTGAAAGGTCAAAAAGCCACAAAATATTCCATGGCAACTATTCTAACACGCCTACTATAACTTGTTCTTCAGCAGATATTGTGACTCACATGTATTTCAGAATAATCAGGCTACTGCAGTCCTTATTCTTCACGATTGTGCTTTTTGCAGACAAcaggcccttttttttttttacaaactatGAAATCTACCATGTAGCTACAACTTCACAGCAAGATATACATTCTAACTGATGTGACTCAAgtgtttgaatcattttaatcACCTCTCTAATGTTACGTTGTTTGCATTTGAAAAACCTATATCTACACTATTTCAATGCCTATAAAGTTTGTCAATGAACCAGAACTGTATTGTAAAATGAAGGTGTATCATTTTGATCAAGGATTAACCTGCTTAGTTTCATGAAGTGTCCACAGTCCTTCACATTTAGTCAGTTTCAAGCTTCAAGCCAAATTGTTTTTGTatcataaaaacagagaaataaagaatCATTTTCTTAAAGCTAAACTTGTTTATTGGTGGAGTAGGTACTTTTGCCCATCAGTAACATCTATGTGCATCAACAGGTAAGATGACAGTATTTCCCCTCATTCATTCGGCAGAGAAATGTCCACTAATGCAGACTGTACATGAAAATATATGAGATAttgtttcagtttgacatttgcAAAATATAGTCAAgtcacagtacagtatgtacacaaaTCATAAGTGCAAGGTAAAGCCATGTTTAAAAAAGTAAGGGACATGTTACACAGGAAAGATGATCACAGTTAAAACCATGATTTCTGGATCAAGATGACCCTACTGCTTtaacacaaagaggaaacacTGTGACAGATGTATAGATTTACCCAGATGCTTTTTAAGTTAAGACGCAACAAAATATCAATCACAGCGCTTTGTTTTCAACTAACTCAATGCCCCCAGTTCACTTCATTTTAGACACAAAATCCTCGCCCTTCTTGATGGAGGCCTTCAGCTCATCCATGGCGTCAGCCACCAGCTTCTCCTCGAAGGCAGACAGCTTGCCCAGCCCGAGGTTCTTCTCTATGCCGCTCTTCCCCAGGAGGATAGGTGTGGAGAAGTACTTGCACTCCGTCTCCTCGGACCTGACATAGGCGCACTCCACCACACCTTCCTTTCCATTCATGGCGTCCAGGACGGAGAAGGTGAAGCGGGCCCCAGCGTAGGCCATGGAGAGGGTAGCAGATCCAGCTCCGGCCTTGGCCTTCACCACCTCTGTGCCAGCCTCCTGGATCCTGCCAGTCAGGGCAGACAGCTGGTCAGCAGGGAACTCTACCTTTGGTGTGCACTGGGAAATGAGGGGAATGATGGTCTTGCCAGCGTGACCTCCAATGACTGGGACATTAACACGAGCTGGGTCAAGGCCTTTAAGCTCTGCAACGAAGGTGTTTGCCCTGACAATGTCCAGAGTTGTGACACCAAAGACTCTGTTGGGGTTGTACACTCCATGCTTCTTCATGACCTCTGATGTAATAGGGATGGTGGAGTTGACAGGGTTGGCAATGATGCAGATCATGGCCTCGGGGCAGTTGCGGGCGCAGGCATCGGCCAAGGTGGCTACAATGGTGGCGTTGGTGTTGAAAAGGTCATCACGAGTCATACCTGGTTTTCTTGGCACGCCGGCGGGGATCACCACGACGTCGCAGCCCTTCAGAGCAGCATCCAGCTGGTCGGGACCCATATGGCCGGTTACATGGGCCCTCGTCTCGATGTGGCTGAGGTCTGCAGCCACTCCGGGGGTGTGAGCGATATCGTACAGGGAGAGTTGACTCACCAGGGGGCTATTCTTGAGGAGCAGAGATAGCGGCTGGCCTATGCCGCCTGACGCTCCTAGCACCGCCACCTTGGCGTTGTTCTGGGAAGAGGTGGACAGGCTCCGAGCGAGGCTGACGGTAGGTCTGACGGCGCgggaaaacattttgtttctgtgacttctttTATtacttaaatgaaaacaaaagtacCTGAAGAGCCCCTCTCCTCTGTGACACCAACGTCCTCTAGCCACGAGCGAACAGGAAGACTGCTAACTGACATGCGTCGAGGATATGGGGTAGTCGTGCGATGTTACGTCAGATTGCGTCAGCGCGTATTGTTACGTCGTCGTCTTTATTTCAGCCTCTTTTTTCGGAGGAAAACAAAGCCAGTTAACACTGGAAGTCGGTAAATTAGCATTGGAAATCAGCGCCGTTACACGAGTTATAACTGTACAGCTGACCAACACAGCAAAATACAACGGTACGGTACGTACGCAGTCGTTGCCTTGTCTCCGTCGCGTGAAAATGCTCCTCCTAGCTGTTTATGTCGCCATGCTAAAATAAGCTAGCGCCGTCAGATGAACTCCGTCTATTTGCTGGAGTCAGTGAGCTGCCATCAGCCTAGCCAGCGCTAGCTACAACAGGTCTTATTGTTATGGTCGCTTTGCCAGTCGAGAAATCCCTTTGTAACGTTACTGTTTGACTTATTTCTGTACGTGTAACGCAAACATcaaactgctttctttttttagctGCCTCGCTATATATCTGACGTTAGCTAAACTAGTTTGCTTGTAGACTGTCACCAGTGAATGTGAATATTAGATCGTTAGCTGTTGATTTGACTCGAGTAACGTTAGCTGTGTTCATCACAGCCCTGTCATAAGGCCAGCTGGGTTAACACAAACTTGCAACAGTGAGCTGACACAGTTCACTACTTGTAGTCAGACAGTTAACAGAGCAGCCTTTTGTTTCACAGACTTATGTAAAACCCTTAAGGTTTCATTTCAGTCATAGCTAAGTGAATTAACGCTAACTTGTAGCTAATCCGTTTTAACATCAGGCTTTACATGCAACCTGTTTGTTGCCTAAAGCAAGGTTGTCAAATAATATACACATAAGGAATAGGTTGATATTGTGTGTCACAATCGTACTTAAAATCAGGACagtctgaaaacaaatgcattgtCACCgacttctcttttccttttggCAGTGGCACGTTTGAAGGTCCATCAGCTCTCCTCATGATACATCAGCATTAAGGGTATTTCCAGTAAGTATTATATATCATGTCTGTCAGCCCTGTTCCAGGTCGCAGGTGGCATAAAGATTAAAGTATTATTTGATATTTGTAATTGTTAGTTTGACTTTTTGGAATTGCAATTGAGTGTGAAATATGATCATGACACCAGcagtaaaataaagtatttttattgcAAATGATATACCTCACCAGCCAAAATCATCACTATCTTGAATACTAATTTCTCCTTTTCAAAATGAATAGTGTTGACGAAAGAAAAGAATCCTAACATGCTTACTATAACCTGTATTTACGATTGTCCCTTTTCCTCAGTACTTCCTAAGGATGGCTAGTTGTGGGGAGGTAGACCACTCTGTTAGCTCGCTTCCATCCAGTAAGAAAGGAAGCAACAGTGGTGGTGGAAGTGGGAACAGTGCAGAATCATCATGCTCTGGCTCCAGCAACTCATCCCCAGCCCTGTCTGTACCGGAGTGTGCCATCTGTCTGCAGAGCTGCGTCCACCCAGTCCAACTGCCATGCCATCACgtcttttgtttcctgtgtgtgaaGGGAGCCTCCTGGCAGAGCAAGCGCTGTGCTctctgcagacaggaagtgccGGATGACTTCCTGGAAAGGCCCACGCTTCTCTCTCCGGAGGAGCTGAAGGCATCAGCGGGAGGTCGGGGCGGGGCGACAAGTGACCACGCCTGGTATTATGAGGGCCGTAATGGTTGGTGGCAATATGACGAACGAACCAGCCGCGAGCTGGAGGACGCTTTCTCCAAGGGCAAGAAAACAGCCGAAATGCTGATAGCTGGTTTTTTGTATGTAGCCGACTTGGAGAACATGGTGCAGTACAGGCGCAACGAGCACGGTCGTAGACGCAAGATGAAGAGAGACATTTTGGATATCCCGAAGAAGGGAGTGGCGGGACTGCGTTTGGACACTGAGGGTGTTACTGGGGCCATTGGGGCAGCAGGTCGAGAAAACTCTGCTGATGGGGCTGACACCACAGTAGCAGGAGTGCAGCAGCAGGTCACAGGTATCCCGTCTACTGTCACAGCCCCTCCAGCCCCTGCCAGACCTCCCACCTCCCTCGGTGGAcagcctggcagcagcagcagcagccccacTCTGGAGGATGCTCTCTCTCAGCTGCAGATCAGCCTCAGGCCCACACCTCCTCAGGAGCGTGCAGAGGTgggggaaggagaggaagaagacgaggaagaggaggcctcGCCCTCAAGGTCCTCCGATCCTCACACCTCTGTGGACGAGTCTGGCTCTGGAGACTGGAGCGacgatgaggaagaggaggacgaagaagaagaggggggaGATGGAGAGCGCGTGGAGCCTTTGGAGGGGAGGCCACGGAGGCAAAGACTGAATCCAGAGGACAGAGCCCCTCCCGGCGCAGAGGCCGCCTCTCCCCCTTCTTCATCCAGTAGCAGTGGAAGGTCCAGAATGCCCGATGGCCAGTGTACAGTGACTGAAGTGTGAAGTCATCATCGAGCCCTTCATCACCAAATGGCTATGTtccatttaattaatttattccTCACTGTATGCTGTCGTTCACTCTGTCACGGATGTGGGCGGACTGCTTGATACAAGAGAAATCAAGTGTAACATACTCCATGTTTTTAGGTAAACAACTCAAATTTAGCAATCAAATTTGGTGCCTCTGTTGGGCTCACAATGATCTGGATGTATCTGTGcgattttgttttgtctgtctcAGCCTGTCAATAGAGGAAATGTGGGGTTTTATGTTCTAGCACTGAGACAGGAGGTACAGCTTGGTAAACAGCCAGATGGATACAGCATGTTGTTGTGAGCCATTAAATCTCAGAATTGTCTCTCCAGCACATCATGTGAGATGTCAGACTAATTGTCGTGTTCAGCTGCTATCAGTCTGCTCACATTCTGCCATTTGATTGCAGGATTCTGTTCTTTTTAAATTCCAGTAAAGTGGAGGTTTAAGAGGTAAAAGTGGCTCGTCAACCTGCTTCTCCCTATCATAGGTGTTCTTATGTTGAAACATATGATCTAATACCCAGAGGGTCTCTGGGAGGCTCAGCGAGATCCTTGACGTTGGAAAGAGAAAGCATAAATGGGGATTTTAGTCCAGGAAATGGAACTGTGTTCTTTATCATTATCATGAACGGCTGCATTCTAATCATCTACACTTTTAACTCTCTCAGCTAACATAGCACGCAGAAAAGGGCTTGTTAGAGCTCAAGTCACCTGACTACTCTTGCAAAGAATCCTTGATAACTTGTTCCCAACCTCCACCCCACCTTAATGATTTCCTTCCTTCAGATTCAACTGCTTATGAAGCCTTTCCTTTAAAATtctcaaatgtaaatgttaaacttttGGAAGTGTGTCGTTTCAGAGCAAATTGTTGTTTGAACATCTTTAGGTTGCTTGGATAAAGAAATGAAACGGAAGTACTTACTGACGCTTTTAAGCCCTGTGAGTGTTTAAATTCCACACTTAATGTGCTTCAACATAGTAATGTAACTCAGGAGCCTGCAGGATTATCTGGCTACGTGCCTAAGGGGTTTGATTTCCTTTAAGCTGCTTGCTGAAATTCAAAAATCTATATAAATTACAGCTGCTGTTACAAACGAATATGTGTAATAGAAGTACATATCAAATTTATTTTAACCTCTCCAAGCTTAAAATAATTGGCATTTTAATGTGAAGTatcagtgttttcctttttaaagctgttgAGGCCTCTGCAGCCTCATTAGTATTCTTATCGTCCCTGACCAAAGTATTCTCAATTGGTGTTTCTAAAGTTTTTGTGAATTGTGCATGTTCGAAGAGAGAGTTATTTAAACACTACTGGTCAGCAGGATGTTGAAGAAGTGATATTTCTGGGTTGAGCTTGagtacatgtttttaatttgtttttaatttgtgtttgtttttgtgtttcttatgGTTGTAAATCCTCCTCTGTACGATGTCTGAGGCAGTAAGAGAACAAGAACATGCCATTGCTATCGGTCATCCTCAGAGATTTCAagttctgttatttttttatatttctgacaTGCTTACATCATCAGCTCAGTCTTAGACTTTCCATTCTGAAGAATAAAGTTTGTGTAACAGTTTTTGCTTGGCAACTTTTTTGTTACATTGTTTGTAATTTAAGAATAAATTGTGTCATTTCATCATCCTACAAGGATAATCTTTTTGTGCTCTGTGTCTCTAATCATTATTTTTGTGGCTTCACATTTTGCTGTGGGATAGCATGcatgtttttgctttaaagTATATCTGTCTTGAGTGTTACATAAGTAGGACTATCAATGGGCCCATTGTAAGTAAGATTTGACCCCTTTTTTCTCCACACTACAATCTGAATGGATTTTTCTAAGGGGGGGGAATCAAATTCTTTTCACTGGATGAGGGACTGAAGCATTCAGTATCTGTTCTTTTCATAACATAGCATCAAAAATAAGACTTGGACGAAGCAGGTGACACATGGACAAGAAAGAGCAATTACTAATCCGTAATGTCCACACAGCCTCCTCTTTTTCATTCACCATGTAAAAAAGtctttatgtactgtatatccagtagtggaatgtaactaagtaaatttactcaaggtACCTGTGCTTGagtcatttcttttcattacaCTCtcacttttactccactacatttcagggGGAAATATTGTACTCTTCTCTGAATTTATCTGCCAGCTTTAGTAACTAAAATTAAggtttttacacacaaaacataaagaGTTAATAAAATAGTCACAGGGAAGATGTTTCTGCATTCAGTACTTTTaacacttaagtacattttcctcATTATACTAgcatacttttacttaaattacattttcagtgcACAACTTTTACATGTAACAATGTTTCTATTGTGTCATATTAGTAAATGTACTCCAGTAAAGTGTCTGAGTACTTCCACCACCACTCCGTATATCATAACGAGGTCGACTCTTGTCTTTCCCTCACTCACCTTGTAGCTGTTTGGTATTCTGTCCACAGCAGCTATCAGCACTCCAGCTGGGTGTCTGGCCAGGAAACATGACCTCTGGAAGGGGAACCAGAGATGACGACCTGGCGTCCTCCGGGGACCTGTCCTGTACTTGCCATTTCAGTCTGTTCACGCTTGT includes:
- the LOC141012644 gene encoding E3 ubiquitin-protein ligase rnf146-like, whose product is MASCGEVDHSVSSLPSSKKGSNSGGGSGNSAESSCSGSSNSSPALSVPECAICLQSCVHPVQLPCHHVFCFLCVKGASWQSKRCALCRQEVPDDFLERPTLLSPEELKASAGGRGGATSDHAWYYEGRNGWWQYDERTSRELEDAFSKGKKTAEMLIAGFLYVADLENMVQYRRNEHGRRRKMKRDILDIPKKGVAGLRLDTEGVTGAIGAAGRENSADGADTTVAGVQQQVTGIPSTVTAPPAPARPPTSLGGQPGSSSSSPTLEDALSQLQISLRPTPPQERAEVGEGEEEDEEEEASPSRSSDPHTSVDESGSGDWSDDEEEEDEEEEGGDGERVEPLEGRPRRQRLNPEDRAPPGAEAASPPSSSSSSGRSRMPDGQCTVTEV
- the mdh2 gene encoding malate dehydrogenase, mitochondrial, which encodes MFSRAVRPTVSLARSLSTSSQNNAKVAVLGASGGIGQPLSLLLKNSPLVSQLSLYDIAHTPGVAADLSHIETRAHVTGHMGPDQLDAALKGCDVVVIPAGVPRKPGMTRDDLFNTNATIVATLADACARNCPEAMICIIANPVNSTIPITSEVMKKHGVYNPNRVFGVTTLDIVRANTFVAELKGLDPARVNVPVIGGHAGKTIIPLISQCTPKVEFPADQLSALTGRIQEAGTEVVKAKAGAGSATLSMAYAGARFTFSVLDAMNGKEGVVECAYVRSEETECKYFSTPILLGKSGIEKNLGLGKLSAFEEKLVADAMDELKASIKKGEDFVSKMK